In the genome of Chloroflexota bacterium, one region contains:
- a CDS encoding SMP-30/gluconolactonase/LRE family protein, with protein MNLELIADYNCIVGEGPMWHPLENAVYWADIPQGRIFRYDPGSGEHGLLFESGEVGGFTVQADGSLLLFMGRGAVATLRNGELQYHICEIAEERRSRFNDVIADPAGRVFCGTMPSPDHLGSLYRLDTDGSVTKVLGDIGISNGMGFTPDAKQMYFTDSPTHNIYIFDYDIESGELSNRRVFVNTGENDGIPDGMTVDADGYVWSARWDGSSLVRYSPEGEQVNRIWFPARKVSSVGFGGEDFTDMYVTTAGGEDKTGEGPGAGCLYRLNVGVKGKAEYLSRVGI; from the coding sequence ATGAATTTAGAACTAATTGCCGATTATAACTGTATCGTTGGGGAGGGTCCCATGTGGCATCCCTTGGAGAATGCCGTCTATTGGGCGGACATTCCGCAAGGCAGGATTTTCCGCTACGATCCAGGTTCCGGCGAACACGGTCTCCTGTTCGAATCTGGCGAAGTAGGCGGCTTTACCGTGCAGGCGGACGGCTCCCTGCTGTTGTTCATGGGCCGCGGCGCGGTAGCCACACTGCGCAACGGCGAGCTGCAATACCATATTTGTGAGATTGCAGAAGAGCGCCGGTCGCGCTTCAATGATGTCATCGCAGACCCGGCAGGGCGCGTGTTCTGCGGCACAATGCCATCGCCCGACCATCTCGGCAGCCTATACCGCCTCGACACCGACGGCTCCGTCACCAAAGTGCTCGGCGACATCGGCATTTCCAATGGCATGGGCTTCACGCCCGACGCCAAGCAAATGTATTTCACCGACTCGCCCACGCATAACATATACATCTTCGACTACGATATTGAATCAGGCGAGCTATCGAATCGGCGCGTTTTCGTCAACACCGGTGAGAACGACGGCATCCCTGACGGCATGACGGTCGATGCTGACGGCTATGTCTGGTCGGCGCGCTGGGACGGCTCGTCGCTCGTGCGCTACTCACCGGAGGGCGAGCAAGTCAATCGCATTTGGTTTCCCGCGCGCAAAGTATCGAGCGTAGGCTTCGGTGGCGAAGATTTCACTGATATGTATGTTACGACAGCCGGCGGTGAGGATAAAACCGGTGAAGGACCGGGCGCAGGTTGCTTGTATCGGCTGAATGTAGGTGTGAAGGGGAAGGCGGAGTATCTGTCGCGGGTTGGGATATGA